One window from the genome of Nicotiana sylvestris chromosome 9, ASM39365v2, whole genome shotgun sequence encodes:
- the LOC138877669 gene encoding uncharacterized protein — protein sequence MEDVNNSRKENSTERVEVAHGHGTLVPKESASQLEQKLLKFQKELDRVRNLAKLSFFLTTPYVNFPNAQNPTPPKNIPKPQNHPAPYHHCNTFHTSNNTPLLISEPQNSTNDHFYTHHNTPIYVKTMLHYTQPISSTPESDNKYSFIRNLAEELKKLTSRIQGVEGSKGIEGLNYEDLCIQPDVKLPKGYKPPKFEMFDGTGDPRVQLRTYCDKLVGVGKDERICMKLFMRSLKGDALSWFRFNTENAPDVFYIQNLKKKPTETFREYATR from the exons ATGGAAGATGTGAACAActccagaaaggaaaactcaactgaacgggtagaggtcgctcatggtcatggtactctggttcctaaggaaagtgcatcccagcttgaacaaaagctgctgaaattccaaaaAGAACTTGATCGGGTTCGAAATCTGGCGAAACTGTCATTTTTCCTCACCACTCCCTatgtcaatttcccaaatgctcagaaccccacacctccaaaaaatatcccaaagccacaaaatcatcccgctccttaccaccactgcaacaccttccatacttccaacaatacccCACTACTCATCTCGGAACCCCAAAACTCTACAAATGACCACTTCTacacccatcataacacccccatctacgtgaaGACCATGCTACACTAcacccaacccatttcaagcacacctgagtctgataaTAAATACTCgttcatcaggaacctggctgaagaacttaagaaactaactagccgaattcaaggcgtCGAAGGAAGTAAAGGAATTGAGGGTTTAAATtatgaagatctctgcatacaaccagatgttaAGCTGCcgaaggggtacaaacctccgaagttcgagatgtttgacggtacaggtgatccgaGGGTCCAGTTAagaacatattgtgacaagctagtcggagtagggaaagacgaaaggatctgcatgaagcttttcatgaggagtctgaaaggagatgctctgtcttg gttcaggttcaacacagaaaatgcgccagatgtgttctacattcagaacctaaagaagaagcccacagaaacattccgcgagtatgctactcgctga